Within the Candidatus Neomarinimicrobiota bacterium genome, the region TGGCCAATTTATTGGCAGGGCGAATGACAGTTCCAGGATGGTATTTTTCTGCATAAGCAATTTGTTCAGCAGAAAAATCTTTTTGTCCAGACACAGCAGCCCAAGCTGGTGCGCTGTGGCGACTGCGTAAGAATTGATTATATTCTGTTGTATGACATTGACGACAATTTAGAGCTGTGATATTCTTTGCAAGTGTAAACCCTTTATGAGCGATTTCTTCTTGGCCATCTTGTGGACGATGACATTCGAAACAAGTAACATTTTTTTTGGCATGTTTACTCGTTGAATATTGATGAATAATTGCGGATGTTTCTTGGCTGTGGCATTCGACGCACTTCCCGGTGGCTCGTACATATTCCGGCCCAGGTTGGTCTAATTCGACTGCTGGTCGAGCACGATGGATTAAAAAGGCAGCAACAATCAATGCAGTAGCAATTACAATCGAGATAAAGACATTTTTAAAATTCATCATAAGTTCCCCCTTAAAAATTCATTTTAAGTATTAATCAACGAATGTAAATGTAGGGCGAATATATCATACTGTAGTATATAAATGGCATATTTCGTCTGAATTTTGGTTGTTTATCTTTTTAATAAACCGCATTCCCATTTTTTCTAATAATCGTATTGAAGCATTATTATCAGGGGAAGCGATGGCCACTATCCGTTGTAATCCCAAACGATTTCTGCCGTCATCTATGGCCGCTTGTGCGGCCTCAAATGTATATCCATTTTTACGAAATGCGGGTAGCATGGCGAATCCAATATCGGGGTCGTCCAGATTGTCGCGCTTTAGAATTCCGCAAATACCAATGGATGTTT harbors:
- a CDS encoding GNAT family N-acetyltransferase, whose translation is MVKIETERLTLSELESKDAPFVFELYNDPDFIKYIGDRGIGSISDGEKFIETGPRTSYAEHGHGLYLVQLKDETSIGICGILKRDNLDDPDIGFAMLPAFRKNGYTFEAAQAAIDDGRNRLGLQRIVAIASPDNNASIRLLEKMGMRFIKKINNQNSDEICHLYTTV